One region of Triticum aestivum cultivar Chinese Spring chromosome 6B, IWGSC CS RefSeq v2.1, whole genome shotgun sequence genomic DNA includes:
- the LOC123137882 gene encoding zinc finger CCCH domain-containing protein 15: MSDGGGEPGAGGSAPVCNFVQKPPKNIRKRPAASVGSDDEEGSGGDDSGAIAAARSKKPPPTTSKLFFSSADNSHEPRRFQFESSRTIQSSTDNRATATLETETAYDRDARAIRERQLKQAEESLKKNPSASSSSGELYKGIHGYTDHKAGFRREHTVSGEKAGGAHGPLRASAHIRLSTRFDYQPDICKDYKETGYCGYGDSCKFMHDRGDYKSGWQLEREWDEAEKARKRRIAMRELGGSDGEAEEEDSDDEEALPFACFICREPFVDPVVTKCKHYFCEHCALKHHSKNKKCFVCNKPTLGIFNAAQEIRKKIAQDKKQQDL, encoded by the exons AtgtccgacggcggcggcgagcccgGGGCCGGCGGCTCGGCGCCGGTGTGCAACTTCGTTCAGAAGCCGCCGAAGAATATTCGGAAGCGTCCCGCCGCCTCCGTCGGCTCTGATGACGAAGAAGGTAGCGGCGGCGACGATTCCGGGGCCATCGCGGCGGCGCGATCTAAGAAGCCGCCGCCTACTACCAGCAagctcttcttctcctccgccgacAACTCACACGAGCCCCGCCGTTTCCAGTTCGAGTCGTCCCGGACTATTCAGTCCTCTACCGACAACCGCGCCACTGCGACGCTTGAGACGGAGACGGCGTACGACCGTGATGCGCGCGCCATCCGCGAGCGACAGCTCAAGCAGGCTGAGGAATCCCTCAAGAAGAacccctctgcctcctcctcctccggggaGCTCTACAAGGGGATCCACGGCTACACGGATCACAAGGCCGGCTTCCGGCGGGAGCACACGGTTTCCGGAGAGAAGGCCGGCGGCGCTCACGGCCCCCTGCGGGCGTCAGCGCACATACGCCTCTCCACGCGGTTCGACTACCAACCCGACATCTGCAAGGATTATAAGGAGACCGGCTATTGTGGCTATGGCGATTCCTGCAAGTTCATGCACGACAGAGGTGACTACAAGTCCGGATGGCAGCTCGAGAGGGAGTGGGACGAGGCCGAGAAAGCCCGCAAACGGCGCATAGCGATGCGTGAGTTGGGTGGTAGTGATggcgaggcagaggaggaagacagcgacgacgaggaggcacTGCCCTTTGCCTGCTTCATATGCAGGGAGCCCTTTGTTGACCCGGTGGTCACAAAGTGTAAGCATTATTTCTGCGAGCATTGCGCATTAAAG catcactcGAAGAACAAGAAGTGCTTTGTCTGCAATAAACCGACGCTTGGCATCTTCAATGCAGCGCAGGAGATCCGGAAGAAGATTGCCCAGGACAAGAAGCAGCAGGACCTTTGA